From Aegilops tauschii subsp. strangulata cultivar AL8/78 chromosome 5, Aet v6.0, whole genome shotgun sequence:
CTGCAATGATAAGACAATCAAAACTATTCAGAAATAACATTGCTTACGGATCTTCTGGTAAATAGAAGATAATTTTATGTATCGTGTATTAGAGTATTCAAAACTTCATCGAAATTTCTAGGGACATCAGCACATATTTAGTCCAGTAGTAGCACTGAATTATACACAGATAAGGATAAGATGCCCATTAGAAGAAGCATATAATTGAACCTGGGCATGAGATCTCGGAGAGCCTCTTCGAGACTGGCACTCTTGACTTTGGTGAAGTATCTGTAATCATGGATATAGTGTACTCCAAGAGAGCTGTCTCCCATCCCTTGGATCTTAGTGGCTGAAAAAAACTCCATGAACAACAATATGAGTATGAGTAGGTCTTTCTCACCTGGGAGATATTTTCCTAGAGAGAACTCACCTTGGTGTAGCCTTGAATAACATGATCAGTTACTTTGCTTGGGTCATACCATGCATTACGAACGCCCGTTACGCCGAATTTATCCATGATCAATCTCACCTATGAAAAGGAATGGAACCACACAAGTTGCAGGAATTAGAAGTATCTCTATTTTGACTATTTATTAATCAATAAATTCTAAATTTTGCAGGGGTTTTAGGGCCCTTAATTTTGCTATTTAGTCAGTAGAGTGAGTCATGAAAGAGCAACGTACCAGACTCGCCGCCAGTGAAGATCGTAGAAAAGCCACAAGAACCTTAGTAGACAAAGCTCTGACCGTATCCTGCACTGCCATGACCAACTTGAGAACAAGCCCTGCAAGCCACATACACATGCCAAGAAACCCTCCCCATATCCTAGCAAATGGATTTGGTGCTGCATTATTATCATCAGACTCCTTCTTGTCTGCCCCTTCCTGCTCccctgcgctgttctctttctcACCCTTCCTCGGCGCGAAAATCGCCGGTGCAACCAGCACTAGCGCCGCTACCCGCTCGGGCGCCTCGAAGTACGCCTCCACTGCAACGAGGCAACCGGCAGAGTGCCTGGGATGACCCAAACCGGAAAATTAATCTCAATGTCCTTGATAAAAAAAAAACTAGCGATGCAGTGACACAGAGAAATGCAGTGCAGGGTGTGCATCTGTACCCAACAAGGACGGCCTTCCCGGCGCCGAGTTGGTCTATGAATGCCAGTGTGGCCATGGCcgagaaggccatggagtaaggGTTGAGAGGCTTGGTGTCATCGCCGGACCGTCTGGTCCGGGAAGTCAGGCCAAACGCCGGCCGGTCGAAGGCGAGGACCTTGGCGCCGGCGATGCGGGCAAGTGGCCGCATGACGCGGCTCCAGGAGAACACCGACGCGCCGAAGCCGTGAAGCAGCACTATGGGCAGCCCGACCTGACTCCTGGCGACGGCGGAGCCCGAGGACTGGCCGCCCGAATCCTCGTCCTCGCCATGGGCGCATACCTTGTGGTGGACCCTGACGCCGTTGAACTCGTAGAAGCTGCTGTCAGGATCCGCGAGCGCGTCCGGGTCGAGGAGCTCGTCCTGGTCGATGCCGGCCAcgagccggcggcggcgcggcggcatcTGCGTACCGCTGCCCGGAACCGATCCTGCGTTTGCATCGGGGTTTAGTTTAGTGCGTGCTTGTGTTTGGGGAAAGTGAAAAAAGACATTCGCAATTTCGAACCACTTTCTAGCGCAACGATCCCAATTTTTGGCTCCAAGGAGAAGAACACCGCAACCTACTTTTTCGGAACACCAATTTGAAGCATCTCCTATCCTATCTAAATGTAAAATCTTTCACTCCCAATGCAAGAAAAGAAAGTTACCGGCAGGgaactcggcggcggcggctgaagGCGGGGGAGGACCGGCCGTGCGGTGAGCGCGGAGCAGTGGAGGACGGCtctgcgcggcggcggcggaggggagaATGTTTgcgacggcgggcggcgggggtCGGAGGGAGAGGAGCGTCAGCATCTGATCAGGCCCCAGCCGGCGCGGGAAGCCGACGGGCGGATGGTCGTTGGCTGGAAGGATTCGGCGGACGCTTAGCGTGGATTGCGTGGGGGCCGCCGGCAGTGGCACGACGGCCTGAGGCTGTAATCCGTGAGCTAGCGATGTGTCAGTGCTATAGTACGTTGCCCCTATTTCAAAATTTGGATATTGTGCCGACCAGCTTAGCATTGTCACAAATCCGATACCCTAATAGCATCTTCAACAGCCTCGTAACGAAAGTATTTGCAGCGGACTGTTTGTGAGTTTTCGCACATGAAAAAATAGTTTCCCAAGAAAAACAAATAGTCGCAAGGAGTGCACGCCTTCTAATTTGCTCGTATGGGTTTAGGGTGACCAAGTTCTGATCACCTGCATCTATGATTTTAGGTCGAGCAGATGCATAACACATGTGTGTGGTTGCGTGCGACAATGTGTTTCATTCACCCCATTCATATTTGATGACCTTACCATGCCTTCCTTATAACCACTCACAATGTATTTTGCAGATAGTTCGAGAAAAAAATCTTTCAAATAGTTAAGCTGACTTCTCGGTTGTATTTGGTATTGCGCCAAGAGTGCATCGTGCCATATATATGTATAAAAAGCTAATAATTTACGATACTCATGTATAAATATTTGTGGTTTACATATGATATGTGTGTGCCTTTAGGAATGTCCAATCACGCCTCACTTATCAGTTGTGCTTGTTCTTCATGCCATGGACACAACGAAATTAGGTAATACTCTGTGGATGGAGAAGTGGACTCATGGACGAACAACACTGCGAATGGTGATGTTTTTGTTTTCTTCAATGATGAAGGGTTGTTGCATATGGTTTTACCCGGATTTTGTGGGTACTCGAGCAGGCAAGAAACTCAAAATACTACGCTTCTTGCTAGACAACTCAACTGCAAAAAAAAAAACTCAAACTGGACTTCTTGGCTACATATTTTTTTGTGCCAAGGGCGATAATGAGACTAAAGTATAGTTTGAATATTTCGCTTAACCTTCCGTCCATGTTTGTTTTTTGTGCCAAGGGTATAACAGATTGGAATCATGGATATGGATGTAGTAGGGAGTAATAGTCCCTGTCAACCTCACCGTTGTTTTCACAATTACGAAATGAAGAAAGGCTAGAGCATGAAAAAGAGAATCTTAGAGTCCATTCACCTACTCAAGAAAACGAGCTATGGGTCGCCAAAGAAAGACATGGGCCAAACACAATATGAACATAGTCATTCACAGATAATTCAGGAAAACATCATTTAAATAGGTCACCTAACTTTTCGATTGCATTTGGGTTTTGCGTCAATGGCGCAACGTGTCATCTAGTGAAAGTAGACATCGCGATACACTAGAGAAACTGAGAAGGAGCATTGCCAAGGATCACAACCCATATATGTCGCAAGTTAGGACATTGTGGTACCAAGAAGTTGAAACTGAAAGACACTACATGTCCTTTGAGTGGACAAATGAAGCCATGAATGCAGGCTGCAACCGATGCAAAGTGGCCATGACCATAAATGCACATGTCATAGCTCAGATTCTTGAAAGATCAAACTTTAGGCAACATCGTTGTAGCCAAAAGTGTCCAAGCTCAGCTTCATCTGGTACATTGACGGGAGAAGGTGTGCACATGAAAACGGAGAACATGATGGGAGAAGGTGAAGGAAGGAGGGCGAGAAAATTTTGTGCTTGGGAGTTGGGGGTGTAGGAGACATGCGGCTAGGAGAAAGAACATGAAGATGCAGGTTGGTCACCATCTATACCAAGAAATGAAGAGAAAATCAAGATTTTTATTTTCACAAGTCAGACATCACACACATATTGCTCTCTAATGACATGTCCATAAAACAGGATACCATGttaataaatattttattttattatctCATGGCAACACATTACATTTAGTTAGTGGCAACACATGTACATTTAGTTAGGAGaagagatgcacatgatgatgaAGAACATGGCGGAAGAAGATGAAGGGAGAATGAGAAATTTTTGTGCTTGAGAGTTGAAGATGTAAGAGACATGCGGCTAGGAGAAAGAAGAACATGTGCATGTTGATCACCCTCCACATCAAGAAATCAAAAGAAAATCAAGATTTTACTGTGACGTGTCAGACATCACATACACATTGCTCTCTAATGACATGTCCATAAGACAGAAAACCATGGTAATTAATATTTATTATTCCGTGGCAACCACATGGTCATTTTTTTAAGGATAACCACATGGTCATTTAACTAGTAGAGGTAGTAGATGAGCAGAATATGACAAACATTTGCACGGCAATGTTCTCACTTTATATGTATATTATATGTTTATACATGTACAAATGTATAGTTATTTTCGAGGAATTAATGGCATATTCCTGTTGTGATAGTCGGCTCGTGATGTATCTATATTTAAGAGCGTCCCATGCACAAACGGAGGACCAAAGATGCATGGACGATGGTCCTTCCCTGTTACATACATGAATGCATGACAAATTTAATCTACCTAGATTGCAGTTCAAATTCATGATTCAACCGTGTAGCCAGTGGCCCTACCACAAGAGAAAGAGGAACCTTTACTGTATGTTGGACCCGCATACTTAAAATAGGctgctaagagcatctccagcagACTCCGTGAAAAGCCGTgacccgcaaaataaccgccaaaataCGGGTCAATGCGGAAAATCATGCACGAACAGACCCCGCAAACGCGTCCAACCCGTTAAAGTTTTTGCGGGGCGCGGCATAATTCCCGTCCCAACCCGCGAAAACGCGCCCCCCCCCCGGCCCATCGGCGTCCTGTATATAGTGGGAGCGGTTGGTGGGGAGGACATTTCAGCCCGCGCTTTCTCCACCTACGACCgcccctctccccctcgcccAGCCGCTGGGCGGCCGCCCACGATTCCAGCGAAAGTAGCCGGCGGGATCACGCCACAAGGCCGCCACAAAAGCCCGAGGTTTGCCCTCCGCCACTCCCTCCTGCGTCGGCGGGCCGAAAAGTTGCAGATCGGCGGCCGTTCAACGGGGCGGCCGGATTTGCCTTTTCCGGCCACCGATGGCTGCGCCAAGCGATGGAATGGTCGGGGAGCACCCCGCGCAGCCCCGGCAAAGCCCCATCGCCGCATGCAGGTACGGGTTCGTCCtgtagccgccgccgccagttTGCCGGCAGGGATTCGATCGGCCGCCCGCCGGGCTCGGCGCTCGCGCAGCGGCTCTGCGGCTCGCCGATGCCGCCCATACATTGCGACGACTGCACGCAGACAATGCCGTGGCTAACTTCGGGCATGCCGAAGCACCCCGGATGGGTGTTCTTCAAATGCGAAAACAACGGGGTATGTGTTGTTTTCATTCGATTTTGTCACCGTATTCTTCGGTTCAATTGCAATAGCTCATTTTGAACATCGTCATATGTGTAGGAAGATGGATGCTCATTTTGGTTTTGGGAAGAAGAATACATTGATTTATTGATGGAAAGAAACTTAATAGATGTTCGTACACTCCTTAGTAGAATTGAAGCTAATGATGCGGCTGTATGTGCAATTAGAGAAGAAAGTAGAGGGAAGCAATGTCTACTTCTTTAGAACCAAAGAAGAAGAATGAAGAACGCAAAATCAAGAATTCACATATCAACAACAAATGCATGGAGAAGATATTGGTCCAACTagtgggagcagttatggaagttggatatcttctaaaatgcataattgtggttcttgttttctttggtcttgctattCTACCAAAGATTTGGTGAATTTCTATGTATCCAATGCCGTTGAAAAATAAAGAAATATATTTTCTTGTGTGAAATTGAATTGCAAATTTTGGATTTGCGGGCCAGCGGGAGCAGGGCCCAAGCAGACCCCGCAAAGCCGATCCGTAAAAGAGCATATTCCGTGAATATTCTTTTATACGGGTCTATTTTGCGGGGTCTGACTCTGTGGCCTCCCGCGCCGGCCCACAAAGCCATTTTTCCGTGAACTGCAAACGCATTTTGCGGGTCGACGTTATACGgtgtctgctagagatgctctaagaggTACCCATGATCCGATAATTGACTGCCATGGGGAGTACTTGGATGCATGTGATGTTTAAGACAGAGCGTGTACAGGTTTCATTGGATGAATATATGTACAAGTTAGGGCATCTTAAATGACAACCCGCAAATTTTCTTCCGCATCCGTCCGCGGACAAGGGGGACCAGTCCACGGACATGGATGTGGAAGGACgtcatccaaccgtagccgcataAATTTCATACTCTTTTCAACAAACCAGATAAAATTCGTGCAAATAAGGCtagatttcatataagcatgacgGACTTAATATAAACACATtcagatttcatataaacatgactgatttcattacatttacatcaAAAGGGTGCTAGTCCGCCTCTAAACGTATAATTAATACCTAATCCAAATGGTCGCCGGCGTCCATTCCCCGTATACGGCCATCAAGCACTGAGAACTGAAGCTTCACTGTCTCCAGTTTCGCCTCGGCGCTCTCCAACTGCGCCTCCATAACCTCCACCTACAGAGGCCCGGGAAGTGAAGCTGCCCACCTCCACATCATCGCCAAGCGACTAATCGGCCGAAGATGGTGagcccaccaagcttggcgtcgacggGAGGGGGAGCGGTGGTCTTCCTAGAAcacgagcggcggcgacctaccatgcACTATTCTTCCTCGTTGCTGGCGGTGCTCGGACGTGCCGGCTTCGTGGTCGCCGTGGCAGGGCGCGAACTTGAGGATGTCCTTCTCCTCGTGGTCAGTCTCGCCGAACACCGCCTCACCCGTGTCGTCGCTCTCCTTGTAGGCGGACGCCACCTCAACCACCCGCTGGCGGTACCGCCAGCGAGCGAGGCGGATCTCACGTGCGGTGCGGTAGAATTCAAGTAGCGCCTCCTGCTCCACCAGGTCCACGTCTGGCACGATAGCCCTGCCGACGGCGAGCTGCTCCACCGCCTGCATGTCCTGCTACAGGAGGTGGTTGTTGTAGGAGGgatcggcctgcgcctcccggaactgctcc
This genomic window contains:
- the LOC109774870 gene encoding uncharacterized protein, whose protein sequence is MLSWSAQYPNFEIGATYYSTDTSLAHGLQPQAVVPLPAAPTQSTLSVRRILPANDHPPVGFPRRLGPDQMLTLLSLRPPPPAVANILPSAAAAQSRPPLLRAHRTAGPPPPSAAAAEFPAGSVPGSGTQMPPRRRRLVAGIDQDELLDPDALADPDSSFYEFNGVRVHHKVCAHGEDEDSGGQSSGSAVARSQVGLPIVLLHGFGASVFSWSRVMRPLARIAGAKVLAFDRPAFGLTSRTRRSGDDTKPLNPYSMAFSAMATLAFIDQLGAGKAVLVGHSAGCLVAVEAYFEAPERVAALVLVAPAIFAPRKGEKENSAGEQEGADKKESDDNNAAPNPFARIWGGFLGMCMWLAGLVLKLVMAVQDTVRALSTKVLVAFLRSSLAASLVRLIMDKFGVTGVRNAWYDPSKVTDHVIQGYTKPLRSKGWETALLEYTISMITDTSPKSRVPVSKRLSEISCPVLVVTGDTDRLVPASNAERLARAIPGATLEVIKNCGHLPQEERAEEFLSVVERFLQRAFGTPDEHVFQAAV